From Pseudoleptotrichia goodfellowii, a single genomic window includes:
- a CDS encoding GH36 C-terminal domain-containing protein produces MVSKDKKEALVGYYRKSVEVNEGFKRVRLTGLNENLDYTVNKKNKGTLNKVGGDELMNVGLFIGEANTEHRDMQGDYYTELYYLKAE; encoded by the coding sequence ATGGTAAGCAAGGATAAAAAAGAAGCATTAGTAGGATATTACAGAAAATCGGTCGAAGTGAACGAAGGATTTAAAAGAGTAAGGCTGACAGGATTAAATGAAAATCTTGATTATACAGTAAATAAGAAAAATAAAGGCACCCTCAATAAAGTCGGAGGAGATGAGCTTATGAATGTCGGACTATTTATAGGAGAAGCAAATACAGAGCATAGAGATATGCAGGGAGATTACTATACTGAACTGTATTATTTGAAAGCCGAGTAA